The genomic window CGGAGCCTACAACCTGCCGGGCCGAGACGCCTACCACATCCGTCGCATTCACGGCGACCCTGACTTTAGCCGCTTGCGCAACTGGCTGGAATTCGACAGCCGCAAACTAAAGATTGAACCCGAGCTGCGGTATTCGCTGCCAGCGCCGCCCCAGCCGATAGCCCCCAAGTGATGATACCCACATGAAGCCACTGCTCCGCCGTCTGTGGTCGTTCCGCAAACCGAAAACCCGCAACCGTCGTGGACCGTTGCGGGTGATGTTCGTGATTACCAGCATGCCGGTCGGGGGTGCGGAAACCCTGTTGGTCAGCTTGCTGGACCGCTTCGACCCGGCTCGGGTCAGCGGAGAAGTGATTTGTCTGAAACAACCGGGCCCGTTGGGCGAACAGATCGCCGAGCGGATTCCCGTGCACGCCCATCTGTTGTCCGGGAAATGGGACTTTGCCGTGCTGTGGCGGTTGACGAAGTTACTCCGCAGCCGTCGCGCCGACGCCGTGATCACCGTGGGCGCGGGGGACAAAATGTTCTGGGGACGACTGGCCGCTTGGTTCGCCGGTGTACCGGTGATCGCCAGCGCCCTGCATTCGACGGGCTGGCCCGACGGAGTGGGCAAGTTAAATCGGATGTTAACCCCGCTGACCGATGCCTTTATTGGGGTGGCCGACAGCCATGGCGAATTCATGCGCAGTCACGAACGGTTTCCAGCCGAACGGGTGCATGTGATCCGCAACGGCGTCGATACCGATCGCTTCCAACCGGCCGTCGATGGCGGCGGACTGAATGTGCGTGAAGAACTCGGCCTGGCCAGTGACACCCCGTTGGTCGGCATTGTGGCGGCGCTCCGCAGCGAAAAGAACCATTCCATGTTCGTCGACGTGGCCGCAGCCGTGCTGACCCAAGAACCGGACACGCATTTTCTGATCGTCGGTGACGGTCCGGAACGCGCCGCCATCGAAGACCGCTGCCGGCAGTGTGGCATCACCGATCGCGTCCACATGCTGGGCACGCGACACGATACGCCCCGCCTGGTCGCCGCGTTGGATGTCTTTTTGCTGACCTCGCACAACGAAGCCAGTCCGGTTTCGATCCTGGAAGCCCTGGCGGCGCATGTGCCGGTAGTCAGCACCCGCGTGGGTTCGATCGCCGAATCCGTGATTCACGGTAAAACCGGATACCTGGTCGAATGTGACGACGTCCCGGCCGCTGCCGCCAGCGTGGCCGCTTTATTGGTCGACGACCACCGCAATCAGCAATTTGGCGCCGCCGGACGCGAACAGGTGCTGCGAACCGGATCGCTGCAGTCGATGGTTGAGGGATATCAGCAATTGGTTGAAACGATCTATGATCACCAAGCCACCACCGACCGGGCTCAAGCCCATCGCCGCCCCGTGGTCGGCGCCTTCGTCAAAGACAGCGGGCGATAGAATTTCCCCGCGGCTACGGCCCCCCGCAAAACTCCGCAGAGAGCTGCTCAAAAGCTTGGCTGGTTATCCGCAGACCGCCCTGGGAGGCCCGCATGTGGGAACGTAGAATGCGGCCATGAAACTGACCGGACACGCCATCGTTCTACTTGCCAAACTGTTCAGCGGGTGCACGGTGCGCTGGGTGGATTGCCAACCCGACACCTGCCAGCGGATCTACTTCGCCAACCACACCAGCCATTTGGACGCGGTGGTGCTGTGGTCTGCGCTGCCCAAACCGCTGCGAGCGGTGACACGACCGGTGGCCGCCAAAGACTATTGGTCCAAAGGTTTCTTGCGACCTCACATCGCTGAATCGTTCAATGCTCTGCTGATTGACCGCAAGGAAATCAAGGTCCACAAAAGCCCCGTGGATATGATGATCCGGCAGATGGGAGACGTGTATTCGCTGATCGTGTTCCCCGAGGGTAGCCGGGCCAGCGGCGAGGAAATGGGGGAATTCAAAAGCGGGCTGTATTACTTGGGCAAGAAACGGCCCGATCTGGAACTGGTGCCCGTGTGCATCGACAACGTCAACCGGATTCTGCCCCGCGGTGAAGTCTTGCCGGTACCGCTGTTGAGCTGCATCACGATCGGTCCGCCGATTTTCTTGGAAACCGGCGAACCGAAAGTGGAGTTTTTGCGACGAGCTCGAGAAGCCGTCCGCTCATTGCGTGAACGGTAAGCCGGGGACCCTTCGGAGACGCCTGACTTAATAGCCCTGAGTTGTCATACGGCCACACTTTACCCTCCCCCTGGGAGGGTCGAGCGTCAGCGAGGGGATGGTTTTTCGGCCGCGGATAACGGCTCTGACGACCTGCAAGCCCAAGCACCCTCCCCGCTCGTTCCTCGCGACCCTCCCAGAGGGAGGGTGAAATGCCATTAAGTCAGGCGTCTCCTTTGACACAGGGTTAAAACACCAGTGTGAGTCCAAAGTAGCTGGTGGCAACAAAACACCTGTTCGTTAGTCTGCCAGCTTGCACAGCTCGACCCAGTGGCCGTCCGGATCGGTGACAAAGATCTGTTCCGCGCCGTCGGGCCGCGTCTTCCGCTCGGTCCGCTGCAAGCCGGGAACCTTGTCGGAACTCAGGTGCTGATCCCAGGCCTGCATGTCATCGACCTGCATGGCGAAGTGCGTCCCGCGATGATGCGAATGAACGTCCGCCGTACGGTCGCCGATCAGGTGCAATTCCTGATCGACGCCGATGCGAAACCAAGCGCCCGGAAAATCGAACGCCGGCCGCGGCATCGGTTCCAACATCAATACATCACGGTAGAACGCGGCGCTGCGCTGCACGTCGGCAACGTGCAGCGCGACGTGATTCAGCTGCAGCGTTTTCATACGTTCTTCCAAGCTCGCTCGTCGGCGCTGGCCAGCACCGCGTCACAAACCTTCTGGGTTTCCAATGCCTCGCGGAAACTGGGGCTGGCCGGCTCGCCGGTGTCCAACGATTTGAGGAAGTCCGCGACTTGGTGAATGAAGGTGTGCTCGTAGCCGATCTGCAGACCGGGCACCCACCAGTTACCCATGTAGGGCTGGTCCCCGTCGGAGACATGGATGCTGCGCCAACCACGGACGACGCTGTCATCGGAGTGGTCGAAGTACTCCAGGCGATGCAGGTCGTGCAAGTCCCAACGCAGCGAAGCGTGTTCGCCGTTGACTTCCAGCGTGTACAACGCCTTGTGACCACGGGCGTAACGCGTCGATTCGAACAGCCCCAGCGAGCCGTTATCGAAATGGCACATAAAGCTGCAGGCGTCGTCGATCTTGACGGGCTGCTTTTCACCGGTTTCTGCGTTCACGCGTTCTTTGACAAACGTTTCGGTGACGGCGGATACGTCGGCGATGCCACCGTTGAGCCACAGAGCGGTATCGATACAGTGAGCCAGCAGGTCACCGGTCACACCGCTACCGGCCGCTTCGGCATCCAACCGCCAGGTCGCCGCTCCGCCGACCGGCACATCGGCATTGATCGTCCAGTCCTGCAGGAAGTTGGCGCGGTAGTGAAAGATTTGGCCCAGCCGACCTTCATCGATCAGCTTTTTGGCAAGCGACACGGCCGGCACGCGGCGGTAGTTGTACCAGACCATATTGGCCACACCGGCGTCTTCCACCGCCTTGCACATCTCTTCGCCTTCGGCCGTATTCATGGCCAAGGGCTTTTCGCAGAGGATCATCTTGCCGGCTTTGGCCGCTTCGATGGCGATTTCTTTGTGCAGGTTGTTGGGAGTACAGATATCAACGGCGTCGATATCGTCCCGTTTGAGCATCTCACGCCAATCGGTTTCGATCGATTCATATCCCCAGTTGTCGGCAAAGTGCTGTGCCTTTTCCTTGTTGCGGGCGCACAGGGCTTTCAGTACCGGGTGGTGTTCCGATTCAAAAAAGTGGTTGGCTTGGGCGTAGGCATTGGTGTGGGCCTTGCCCATGAAGCCATAGCCGATCATGCCGATATTCAAAGGTTTCATGCTGTTGTTTCCTGATCAGAGTGGTGGGTAGAGCGGCGCGATTAAGCCTGCCAACCGTGGGCGGCTTGAACGTCCTGCATGGCGGCCAGGATTTTGTTCCAGGTATCCTGTTTCATCATCACTTCGTTGGGGAACATGCAGCCGTCCCAACAAATGTGTTGAATCGTTTTCAGCACATCGCCATGCTCGTCACGCAACCAGTATCCAGCGTCGTGAACGATATCCAGTTTGCCATTGGCGTCATCGGGCAGGCAGTGCCGACCGGTTTTGTCGTGGCTGCCGGTACCGTGCACGCTGGCATCGTTTTGGGCGACATGGAAGTCGATGGTCCAGGGACGCAGGGCGTGGGTCAGTTCTTTCAGGGCCTTGTTCTTCTTCTCGACATCCTGCCAATCAAAGTCCTCGGGCAGCAAGGCATCTTCGGGAGCGTTGTAGCCCAACAGGTACAGCAACGTGTGAGCCATGTCGGCTTGGAACCCCAGTCGTTCCGGGTGGCCGACGCGTTCGAGCAGGTCGACCATCTTGCGCCAACTCTGCATGCCGCCCCAGCAGATTTCGCCTTCGGCCGCCAAGCGTTCGTCGTACTCTTCGGCGATGTCGCAAGCGGCTTTGAAGGTGTCGGCGATTTTGGATTGATTGGCTTCCGGATCCTGCACCCAATCGGCGACCGAAGAGGCGCTATCGAGACGCACGACGCCGTAGGGACGAACGCCTAGCTCACGCAACTTCTGTCCGATCTGGCACGCTTTACGTACCTGGGTCAGGAACGCCGAGACCTCATCGGGCGATCCCATGGCGGGCCCGCCGCCGGTGGGCTCCCAGACCGGGGCCACCACCGTACCGATGTCCAAATTCCGCGATTTAACCCGGTCCGCCACGTCCTGCAATTCTTCGTCTGTGGCGTCGATGGAAATATGCGGTTCCGACAAAAAGATGTCGACGCCGTCAAACCCGCGGCCATTCACCTCGGCGGCCGCTGTCAAATCCAACATGGTGTCGAGCTCGATCACCGGATCGTTGCCCTCACCGCCCTTGCCAACGACCCCAGGCCAAGCTGCATTGTGAAGTTTCGGAAAGTTGTTCATGGGTATCTCAATAGAAGGAAATCAATGTTCGTAGCCGAAGTCGCCAGACGGTGCACCTCAGCTGCCGGCTTTGGGAATTTTGTCCCCGTGGACTTCGGGTCCGAAGTACCGCAAGCCCACCAGCGGCTCGGCGCCGGTGTTCTCGATCTTCACGCCTGCCGTGGCGGCTTCGTGTGAGATGAACACTTCGTCTTCGGTGTTTTCGCCAAACCGGATCATGGCGGGCGTTTGCAGATCCAGCGATCCCATCCGGCCTTTGCCTTGGACGGTGATCCAGGAACTGGCACCGGGGTCCCGCAGCGTGCAGCTGGCACCGGGCTGGATGGTCAGCTCTTTGGCGCTGAACAATTGCTGGCCGTCTACCGTGCCGTACACGATCCATAGGTCTTCGTAATCGTCGCCGCTGGCCGCTTCGTCGCGAATCGGTTCCAGGTAGTTGGAGTTCTTGAAGTGGGTATCGACGTTGCGATCCCAATCCAACTGGCCCACGATAAAGTCCAGGTCCTGATGTTTTTCCTCGGGCATGTCTTTGACCAACAACGACCACGGCACATAGCGGCCTTCGACGATCGATTGGTACATCCCAAATACGTCGCTGCCCCACTGCGGTTCGTAGGTGCACAGACTGCCAGGCGCGTGCAGCACGCCCGGCGGAATCAACCACCCGGTGCCGCGTTTGAGGCGGTAGGCGCGGGACAGGTCGAGGATGCCGTTGTCGCCCGCGTTCCAGTTTTCCAAGCAGCGCCGCACGTCTTCTTGGCTGGTGCCCGGTTCCAGGCCCATAAAGGTGTACGCGAAATTGTTGTCGACGTTGTTCAGCTGCGGTGGGAAGTAATAGCTCTCCGGCTTGCCTTCTTGCCCGACCAGTTCAGCATCTTCGAAAGATTGATGCATGTGGTGGGGAATGGGCCCCATGTTATCGAAAAACTTCGAATACACCGGCCAGCGGTTGTATTTGTCATAGATGCTGGCCCCGATCAGTCGCTGACCGGCTTCTTCGACGGCGTCTTTGAGCAAGAATTTTTTGCCTTCGAACAAGCAAAAGCTCAGGCCTTCATGCCAGACGCGTCCTTCGTTGGCCGCTTCGGTGGTACTGCCGAACCAACGCTCATCGATCCCGCCACGGTCGGCGCCAAAGCGATAGTAATCGTTGGGATGCAATTTAATGCGGCGTCCGGGATGCAAAAACGAGCGAGGCACCCAGGTGGGGGTCAGCCGCAGCAGGCCTCCGCCGGCATCCAAAGCCGAATCGAGCAAGGACGCGACGCTGTCGCCTTTCACAAGCCCTTCGTCCAGAGCGATATCCATGAAGCAATTCCTGAGGGGGATGTAGAGCAGGACCAGCGTCAATCCGGTCCGAGAAGTAGGATGCAGGACGGATGTTTTAGGCTGTCTCGGACTGTAATTCAAGTAACGAGACGGCCCCGCGAAGGCAATTCTAGCCGAACAAGGGCCCTCACGCCCCCACAACCGGACGCCTAGCGGGGGTCAGTCAGAAGATAAGTAAACCAGGTAGGCAGTGACCGCCCCCAAGTAGCATGGGCCCCCGGCCCGTGTAAGCAAAGCAGCATGGGCCCCCGTCCCGCGCGAGCAAAGTAGCATGGGCCCCCGGCCCGTGTGAGCCATCCAGGCCACAAGAGCCGGAACGTCCGGCGAGAGGTGCGTGCCCCCTCACGAAGCCAAATCTGAAATCTGCTATCTGAAATCTCAGATCTTCCCCTATTCCATATACCGTTCGCGGGGGTCGGTCAGGCCTTCGGCCAATCGTCGCAAGGCCTCGGTTTCGATCTGGCGGACGCGTTCGCGGGTCAGTCCCAGCGTGGCCCCGATCTCTTTCAACGTGTGCGGCTCGTCCCCGGCCAGACCGAATCGCAGTTTCAGCACTGTGGCTTCGCGTTCTTCGAGGCCGTCGAGCAGATCCATGGCGTGCCGTAGGATGTCGTGGTCAAGCATCTCCTCATCGGGGCTCTTGAGCCGCTCGTCCATCACCATTTCGCCCAGTGACCAGCCGGAATCGGTCTGGTCGCTCTGCGGCGTGCTGTTGTTGATGCGGATCGCCTTTTTGATGATCGGCAGCTTCTTCTTGGGCAGCCCCAGCATGCGAGCGGTTTCTTCGTGGGTCGGGGTGCGGCCCAGTTCTTCGGTCAGCCGCGAGGTCGCTCGTCGCCATTTGCTGAGCAATTCGACCATGTAGGCGGGAATCCGGATCGTTTTGGCGCTATTGATCAGAGCCCGTTTGATCGATTGTTTGATCCAGTAGCTGGCGTAGGTGCTGAACCGCGTCCCCATCGTCGGATCAAAACCTTCCACCGCCCGCAACAGCCCCAGGTTGCCTTCTTCGATCAAATCCTGCAGGCCCAGACCTTTGCCGGTGTAGCCACGAGCGATATTGACGACTAGGCGGAGATTGGCGCGAACCATCCGGTCGCGAGCTTCGACATCGCCCTGGGCGATTCCGGCGGCCAATTCCAGTTCCTCATCCGCACTCAGCAACGCCGTTTCGTTGATCTCACGCAGATAGGTCTCCAAGGGCGACTGGGCGCCACCACGGGTTCGCGAAGCTCGCATCTGGCGGCGAGCTTCGGCCAGTTCCGCAGCCTCTAAATCCGGCAAATCGGGGGCGTCGTTTGCGATGATGGATTCTGACATGGACAACTCTCTATCTGCTTGATGGGGAGGACCGGTCAATGAAATAGCAAATGCCAAGACCAGTGGATCACACAAATAGAAATCGGTTGCGCAAGCTCTGCTGCCCAAAAATAAATGCAACAGGGTAAGTAAACCGGTTGTAGCGGTTAGGACTGGGGGGCCAAACGCTGGGTGGCCGGCCGCGCGTCGGAGACCACTCGCTGCAGTTCGTCCAGGTACTCTAGAAACCGCTGCCGGCCGATTTCGGTCAATTGCACGCTAGTCGTGCTGCCGCGGCCCTCGCCGACCTTGTCGACCACAACCAACTGGGCTTCGGCCAAAGCTCGCAAATGGCGGTTCAGATTGCCGTCGGTCAACGCACACAACTGTTTCAGCTCGGCGAATCGTAGGCCTTCGGCATTGGTCGCCAAGGAAGTCAGTATTCCCAGCCGCGCCTTCTCGTGGATCACCCGTTCCAAGCCGTCATACGCAAAACGCGCGGACTCTAGTTCTTGTCGATGACTCATTCCTGCCGCTCCAAGTGCCAGTACAACAACCCCGCTGATAAACACTGCCCGCCCCCAAACAAAATCCCCATCCCCATTCCCGCGATGGGCATCGCTTGCGGCGCCGCCAGCAACCAGACAGTGGCCGCCGCCGCGTAGTAGCTCCCACAGACCGACGCGATGAACGGCAACATCGGACGGGTCGCAAATATTCCCAACGCCAGACAATATGCCCACAGCGAAGGCAACATCCAACCATAGCCCGGTGCCACTCGCAGCAATCCGGCCGTCAACAAGGCCCCCACGCATAAACAGGGCGTCAACACGTTCAATACCTCACGCGTCATCCGCCGTTGCCGCGCCGTGGGACTGGCATGATACCGCATCACCATGTCGATCACCACAAACGCCAAACTGCAGCCCGCCACCAGACTCCACAGCCCCACGTACTGCTGCAGGTAAGCCGCATCGTCGACCGCCACCAGCCAGCGAGACTGAAAAGCCGCCGCGGCAATCGCCAGCAACCCCGATCCCAACGTCGGCAGAGCCCGGATGCCATCAAACCGCTGGGCACGCGCAACCGATTGGCGAATCCAATCGATCTCGTCCATCGCTTCCTCAATCCGCATCTCAGCTACTTCGCTCGTACCGGACCCCAGGCCGCCTCGGTGACCCTTCCAACTGCCTCGAATCAAGGAAAACCGGCGGCTTTGCAACAGAAAGCTTAGTGTTCCGAGGCCGCCTGTCAACTTTTTTCCCGACGGTTTTTTTGAGCTTTGACCTAACGTGTCCACGGCCTGGCGAAGATACCCGCAGTGGGATTGGCTCCCACAAGGAACTTCACCAACCCTCCCGTCTCCGCTGGAACGAGTCCGAGCGAAGACGCAGCCGAGTCCTGACGATGACACAGCTACTACTATTCGATGCCCTTGATTCGTCCGCTGGATTGGCCACGCCGGTGTACCCGAGCGTGGTCGCCGAGCCCACTGGCGGGAAGTCGAACACCGCCCGGAAGTCCCCCGCCGTGACGGCCTCCACGCCGCTGCCGCAGTTGTCGCGGAGCCTGCCGCTGTACGATCCCCAACGCGGCGAACTGCATCACTTTGGCGACCTCGCCCAAGGCGTGATCAGCCGCTATGAGATCGTCGCCCAGCGCCGAGCCGTGTTGTTGGCCCGCGGCCCCCGCCAAGTCGCCCGAGCCTAACAGTTCCGCTTCCGCGTAGCATGGGCCCCCGGCCCGTGTCCCTTTCGTAGCATGGGTCCCCGGCCCGTGTTCGCTCCTGGCCCCTCCGCCTCTTCCTGACCGATCTGCACGGGCCGGGGACCCATGCTACTTTTTCGCACACGCGCATCGCCGTGCCATCTCAGTTATGCTTTAAAGCTTGCTATTCACTCATCCTCCGCATTGCGTATGAGCCGTTATGCCCCAACAAGCTTTTCCGTATTCTGCATGCCGTCTGGTGTTCGTGCTGTGCCTGGTCGCCGGTTTGTCCCTTGCCCTGTGCGCGCACCGAGCCACGGCGGCGTCTCCGAATGTGATCGTCGTGTTGGCGGACGATCTGGGCATCGGCGACGTTTCGCCGACCAACCCGGACGGCAAGATCAAAACGCCCAATCTGCAACAGTTTGCCGACCAGGGGCTGACCTTCCACGATGCGCATACGCCCAGCGCGGTGTGCACGCCCACGCGATACGGCTTGCTGACCGGGCGCTACAACTGGCGTTCGCGACTGGCTCGAGGCGTCCTGAGCGGTACCAGCGAGCACCTGATTCCTGCCGACCGGCCCACGCTGGGGCACTTAATGCGGGGTGCGGGATACCACACCGCGATGATCGGCAAATGGCACTTGGGCTGGGACTGGCCCAAGGTGGGCAAAGAGATCGATTTTACTCAACCCGTTCTTAACGGTCCCGACATCAACGGCTTCGACCACTACTACGCTCACTGTGGTTCATTGGATATGCCGCCCTACGTCTGGGTCGATACCGGACGCGTGACCGCCCAGCCGGATCGCGTCGAGGGCGTGACCAAGAAGCAAGATCGCTACGGTTGGTACCGTAAAGGTCCTATCGGTGCCGATTTCCATATCGACGAAGTCCTGCCGCACCTGTTCGGTCAATCGATGGACTACGTCCGCAAACACGCTCCTCAAAAAGATGCCGACAAACCGTTCTTCCTGTACTTGGCATTGCCCGCTCCGCACACGCCGATCGTGCCGGTACCGCCGTTTAAAGATGCTAGCGGCATGAATCCCTATGCGGACTTTGTGATGCAGGTCGATCACCACTTCGGGGAATTAATGGCCTGCCTCAAGGAAGCTGGTATCGATGACAACACGCTGGTCATTTTCACCAGCGACAACGGATGCTCTCCGGAAGCCAACTTTGGAGTCTTGGCCAGCCACAACCACGATCCCAGTGGCGGTTATCGCGGACACAAGGCGGACATTTTTGAGGGCGGACATCGTGTGCCCTTACTCGCTCGCTGGCCCGAAACAATCGCCGCCGGCCGTGATACCGATCAACTGGCCTGTTTGACCGATCTGTATGCCACGCTGGAAGCGATCACCGGCCAACCGCGTCAAGCGGTCGGTGGCGAAGACAGTTTCAGTTTGCTGCCCGTCTTCACCGGCCACACAACCGGTCAGGACAGCCCTTCGCGAAGCACATTGATCAGCCACTCCATCGGCGGCTCCTTTGCAATTCGGCAAGGCAACTGGAAACTGTGCCTGTCGGCGGGCAGCGGCGGCTGGAGTTCGCCGCGGGAGATGGTAGCACGCGAACGAGGCCTACCGCCGATGCAACTGTTTGATCTGGAAAACGACCGCAGCGAACAAAACAACTTGGTCCAACAACATCCTGATAAAGTCAATGAGTTGTTACGCATTCTGCGACGCGAAGTCGAACAGGGCCGCTGCACCCCCGGCGAAGCGTTGGACAACGATCGCCAGGTCGACGCCCTGCCCGCGGGCGTTAGCTGGCCGACGCCGGAAAACTAAGATTTTCCCGCGGCGAAGCAGCGACGCAAAACCTGCCCGCCCGCAAATCTGGAATCTCCTGACTCTAACGAAATCTATGTATGGGCCGTACAAAGCCGAGCAATCGTTTAACCCGTAGCCGGAGAAGGCTGCTGATTTAGTCGTGGAGCGACTGATTCAGCGGCCTCCGCAGGCGTAGGCGTCCGGACGGCCTAGCATTGAAGTCGACGCGAATGGTTCGATACCACCGACAAACACGCCAACGTTTTCGCTTGCCCTCGCCGACGCCTCCGGCTAGGGGTTAAACGATTGCTCGGTTGTCCGCAGCCTGACCAATCGTTACCGGACGCGTACATAGTTTCCGGTAGAGTCAGCAAACCTGAAACCTGAAACCTGAAACCTGAAACCTGAAACCTGAAACCTGAAACCTGAAACCTGAAACCTGAAACCTGAAATCTGAAATCTGAAATCTGAAATCTGAAATCTGAAATCTCAAATCTCAAATCTCAAATCTCAAATCTCAAATCTCAAATCTCAAATCTCAAATCTCAAATCTCAAATCTCAAATCTCAAATCTCAAATCTTCCAACTCCCAACTCCCAGCCATGCCCCGCATCCTGCCGCTCTTACTGCTGCTGTGCCCGACTCTCCTGCCTGCCGCCGAAACCTCCGACACTGCCGATCGTACCGTCCAGTCCGATGTGCCCCAGGGCAAATTGACCAGCGGCGAGTTCTCTGACAGCCAGCTGTTCCCCGGCACGACGCGGCAATACAGCGTTTACGTACCGGCCCAGTACCGCCCCGATCAACCCGCCGCGTTGATGGTGTTTATGGACGGTAAGAACTACGCCAAAGCGGACGGATCGTTTCGCGTTCCCACGGTGTTCGACAACCTGATCCACCAACAAGCGATGCCGGTGACGATCGCTGTATTCGTGAATCCGGGCACGATCCCCGCTACCAAACCCGGGGCTGCCAACCGCAGCAACCGCTCGTTCGAATACGATTCGCTGGGTGACCGCTATGCAAACTTCCTGATCGATGAATTCCTGCCTGTGGCTTTGGATGGCTTGAACGTGTCCAGCGATCCGGCGCAGCGAGCCGTGTGCGGGATTTCCTCCGGCGGGATCGCGGCCTTCACCGTCGCTTGGGAAAAACCCGAACAGTTCGGTAAAGTGCTCAGCCACATCGGCAGCTTTACCAACATCCGTGGCGGTTGGGCTTACCCGGGCCTGATCCGCAAGACCCATAACAACCCCAAGCCGATCAAGGTCTATCTGCAGGAAGGCGAAGACGACCTGAGCAACTTGCATGGCGACTGGCCTTTGGGAAACCAAGACATGGCCGCGGCGCTGCAATTTGCCGGTTACCAGTACAAGCTGGAAATGACGACCGGCGGGCACAGCGGCAAATGGGCGGGCGAAGTTCTGCCCTCGGCCCTCCGCTGGCTGTGGTCCGATCAAGCGGAATCGACGGTGATTACAGCCACGCCGACCAAGCCGGATTGGCAACCGCATGCCGACGCCGTCCGCCGCGAAGACGTACCGCAAGGCACCGTGCATGACATGCCACCGTGGGAGTCGGAGATTCTGGAAAACACGATTCGCGACTGGTCGATTTACGTTCCCGCTCAATACAACAAGGATCAACCGGCGGCTTTGATGGTGTTCCAGGACGGTCACTCGTTCCGCAATCCCAAGGGTCGCTGGCGGGTTCCGATCGTGTTCGACAATCTGATCGCCGACGGACACATGCCGCCCACGATCGCCGTGTTCCTCAACCCTGGGCACGACCAAACCAAACCGCGCGGTAAACGTGGCAAACCTTCGGATCGCGGGTTGGAATACGACAGCCTGGGTGGTCGTTACTCCCGCTTCTTGATCGAAGAGATTCTTCCGGAAGTCCGGCAGCGGTACAACATCTCGCCGGACCCTGCCATGCATGCCATCGGCGGGTCGAGCAGCGGAGCGATCTGCGCGTTCACGGCCGCATGGGAACATCCAGAGGTTTTCCGCAAAGTGTTTTCCAGCGTCGGCAGCTTCACGCATCTCCGCGGCGGTAACGCTTACCCCGGTTTGGTGCGCAAAACCGAACCGAAACCGCTTCGCGTTTACATGGCCGATACCAGCGCCGACGTCGACAACGCGTTTGGCAGTTGGCCCTGGGCGAA from Roseimaritima ulvae includes these protein-coding regions:
- a CDS encoding sulfatase family protein, which encodes MPQQAFPYSACRLVFVLCLVAGLSLALCAHRATAASPNVIVVLADDLGIGDVSPTNPDGKIKTPNLQQFADQGLTFHDAHTPSAVCTPTRYGLLTGRYNWRSRLARGVLSGTSEHLIPADRPTLGHLMRGAGYHTAMIGKWHLGWDWPKVGKEIDFTQPVLNGPDINGFDHYYAHCGSLDMPPYVWVDTGRVTAQPDRVEGVTKKQDRYGWYRKGPIGADFHIDEVLPHLFGQSMDYVRKHAPQKDADKPFFLYLALPAPHTPIVPVPPFKDASGMNPYADFVMQVDHHFGELMACLKEAGIDDNTLVIFTSDNGCSPEANFGVLASHNHDPSGGYRGHKADIFEGGHRVPLLARWPETIAAGRDTDQLACLTDLYATLEAITGQPRQAVGGEDSFSLLPVFTGHTTGQDSPSRSTLISHSIGGSFAIRQGNWKLCLSAGSGGWSSPREMVARERGLPPMQLFDLENDRSEQNNLVQQHPDKVNELLRILRREVEQGRCTPGEALDNDRQVDALPAGVSWPTPEN
- a CDS encoding alpha/beta hydrolase-fold protein — protein: MPRILPLLLLLCPTLLPAAETSDTADRTVQSDVPQGKLTSGEFSDSQLFPGTTRQYSVYVPAQYRPDQPAALMVFMDGKNYAKADGSFRVPTVFDNLIHQQAMPVTIAVFVNPGTIPATKPGAANRSNRSFEYDSLGDRYANFLIDEFLPVALDGLNVSSDPAQRAVCGISSGGIAAFTVAWEKPEQFGKVLSHIGSFTNIRGGWAYPGLIRKTHNNPKPIKVYLQEGEDDLSNLHGDWPLGNQDMAAALQFAGYQYKLEMTTGGHSGKWAGEVLPSALRWLWSDQAESTVITATPTKPDWQPHADAVRREDVPQGTVHDMPPWESEILENTIRDWSIYVPAQYNKDQPAALMVFQDGHSFRNPKGRWRVPIVFDNLIADGHMPPTIAVFLNPGHDQTKPRGKRGKPSDRGLEYDSLGGRYSRFLIEEILPEVRQRYNISPDPAMHAIGGSSSGAICAFTAAWEHPEVFRKVFSSVGSFTHLRGGNAYPGLVRKTEPKPLRVYMADTSADVDNAFGSWPWANRRMASALEYMGYDVRFDWAEGYGHNSDFGGLRFPDAMKWLWRSEPHQAELDTSDDLRGDLTLLNLLIPGKDWEVVADDLGFADAPCSDADGNFYYSDMKAPAVYRVDAVDGTQTKIAEQSVSGLEFGPDELLYACQGSKQRVISIDPQTGQVNTVATDVVPNDMAITAEGTIYITETRKQQVTRIDPKTGQVTPADTGITAPNGIALSNDGGTLAVSDYRGEFVWMFRVNADGSLDAKMPSMTMRLPIDESGQFKFNEPPPYLSAVKGDGTAVDRRGRYYVTSALGVQIFDPTGRPCGVLPKPREDQPLTSCVLAGPDHQYLYVTNGTSVLRRKLTP